The Halopelagius inordinatus genomic interval GTCTCCTGTCGCGGTTCCGGTTCGTCCGGGACGCCGCCCGCACCACCGTGGACGATTACTCGCATGGTCGAGGCTGCGACTCCCCGGAGAAAAGTCGTGCCGGTATCGGACGACGCCGCGGGGACGGTCGGTGGAACTACTCGACGACTCACCGAAAGAGACACCGGCCGGGGCGGCGAGCGTCCGGGTATGTCGATGTACGACCGTTCCTCGCCCACCGGCCTCGAAGCGGTAGACGAGTGGGACGGCGGCGTCGGATGGCTTCCGCACCCCGAGGAGGACGGACGGCGGGCGTGTCACGCCCTCCGGGGATCGAACGGGGGCGTCTGGCTGTTCGACCCCATCGACGCGCCGGGCGTCGACGAACTCGTCTGTGACCTCGGAACCGTCGTCGGCGTCGCAGTCTGCTCGAACTGGCACGCCCGCGACGCGGGTGTATTTGCCCGGCGCCACGACGTTCCGGTCTACGTTCCGCGGTGGATGGACCGCATCGAGGAGCGAATCGACGCGAGAGTCCGGCGGTACGACGGCGAACTCGGCGACTCCGGGTTCCGAATCAGCCGCCTCGACCCGCTCCCGGGGTGGCGCGAAGCCGTCGCCTACCGCGAGAGCGACGGCACGCTCTACGTGCCGGACGTGGTGAGTTCGGCGAAGGGAACGCCCGTCGGCGAGGAACGGGTCGGTCTCTTTCTGACCGCACGCCTGTTCCCGCCGCGAGAGACGTTCACCGAGTTCGACCCAGAGCGAATCCTCTTCGGGCACGGGACGGGCTGTTTCGAGGACGCGTCCGCCGCCTTGGACCGCGCTCTCGACGGGTCGCGGCGACGGTTTCCGCGGGCACTTCTCCGAAACGGACCCGAGCAGTTGCGCGCACTCGTCGGCGCGGTTCGCGACTGACCGGCGGGGAGAGGCGGCGACGCCGACGGGTCGCGACGGCGAGAGAATCCGCGGGTTCCGGACTCCGACCCGATAGCGAGATATCGTGACAGACGCTCCCACGCCGCCGTGAGACCGGTTTCGTCTCCCGCCGTTCGAGCCGATAACGGTAGCACTTTACGCTCGGTGGGGAAACAGGGGATTGTTCATGAGCTACGACAAAATCGAGGCCCCCGAGTCGGGGGAGAAGATTACGCTCGCCGACGAGGAGACCGGTGAGCTGGCGGTTCCGGACAACCCCATCGTCCCCATCATCCACGGCGACGGTATCGGCACGGACGTCGGTCCCGCCGCACAGAAGGTGCTCGAGGCGGCCGCGGAAGCGACCGGCCGTTCCATCGAGTGGCTCCGCGTCTACGCCGGCGAATCCGCTCGCCAGAAGTACGACGAGAACCTGCCCGAGGACACGGTGCAGGCCATCAAGGACCACCGCGTAGCTATCAAAGGCCCGCTGACGACGCCCGTCGGCGCCGGGTTCCGTTCGCTGAACGTCGCGCTCCGTCAGAAGCTCGACCTCTACGCGAACGTCCGTCCGACCTACCACATCGACGGCGTCCCCTCGCCGGTCAAGAGCCCGGAAGCGATGGATATGGTGTTCTTCCGCGAGAACACGGAGGACGTCTACGCCGGCATCGAGTGGGAGGCCGGAACCGACGACGTACAGCAGGTAAAGCAGTTCCTCGCAGACGAGATGGACGTCGGCGACAAGCTTCACGACGGCCCCATCGGTATCGGCGTCAAGCCCATCACCGAGTTCGGCACGAAGCGTCTCGTCCGCCAGTCCATCGAGTACGCCCTCGAAAACGACCGCGACTCCGTCACGCTCGTCCACAAGGGTAACATCATGAAGTTCACCGAGGGCGCGTTCCGCGACTGGGGCTACGAACTCGCAGAGGAGGAGTTCGGCGACGTCACCATCACCGAGGACGAACTTTGGGAGGAGTACGACGGCGAGAAGCCCGAGGACAAACTCGTCGTCAAGGACCGCATCGCGGACAACATGCTCCAGCAGCTTCTCACCCGGACGGACCAGTACGACGTCATCGCCACGATGAACCTCAACGGCGACTACATGTCCGACGCCGCGGGCGCCCAAATCGGCGGCCTCGGTATCGCGCCGGGCGCGAACTTCGGCGACGGTCTCTGTCTCGCAGAGCCCGTTCACGGCTCTGCGCCCAAGTACGCGGGCGAGGACAAGGTGAACCCGACGGCGATGATTCTCTCGGGCCGCCTCATGTTCGAGTACATGGGCTGGAACGACGCCGGCGCACTCATCCGCGACGCCGTAGAGGAGACCATCTCCTCGGGCGACGTGACGTACGACCTCGAACGGCAGATCGAAGGCGGCAACAAGCTTGCCACCTCCGAGTTCGCCGACAAGGTCGTCGAGAACATCAACGAGTTAGCCTAGGCGAACTCGTTGAGCAGCCAGAAATATCGGATTTCTGGCGACGTTCGCGAATTGGCGTACGCCGATTCGCGGGCCTACCGGGCTTCGCTCGGTACCGACGAAACAGTCGCTCGATTTTTCGTTCCCTCTCGACGCGGAGTCGCGCGGTTACTCGTCGCCCCAGTCGGCGGCGATGCGAGGCGGACTGAAGATATCGACGCCCTCGACGGTCACGTCGCCGCGGTTCTCCGCGCCGTGCGTCTCGTGGGCCGCGAGAGCGAAGGAGTCGCCCTCGCGGACGACTACCTCTGTCGGGTCCTCACCGTCACCGACGAGGAAGGTGAGTTCGCCGGAGACGACGTATCCGACCTGTTCCTGTTCGTGACTGTGCGTCGGAACCGTCGCGCCGGGTTCGATGGCGAACCGTTGGACGTTCATCCCCTCGGTTCGCGCGAGGACGGAGAGTCCGACGCCCGACACCGGTTCGACCGACTCCACGTCGTCTGTTGAGACGCGTTCCATGCGAGAGAGTCACAGCCGTGGGCCTTAAGCGTCGGGAAGGCGGCGACGTCGCGGGCGCGAAGCAACATTCAAACCGGACGGCGCGGAAGCGACGGTATGTACGCCGTGGT includes:
- a CDS encoding cupin domain-containing protein → MERVSTDDVESVEPVSGVGLSVLARTEGMNVQRFAIEPGATVPTHSHEQEQVGYVVSGELTFLVGDGEDPTEVVVREGDSFALAAHETHGAENRGDVTVEGVDIFSPPRIAADWGDE
- the icd gene encoding isocitrate dehydrogenase (NADP(+)) produces the protein MSYDKIEAPESGEKITLADEETGELAVPDNPIVPIIHGDGIGTDVGPAAQKVLEAAAEATGRSIEWLRVYAGESARQKYDENLPEDTVQAIKDHRVAIKGPLTTPVGAGFRSLNVALRQKLDLYANVRPTYHIDGVPSPVKSPEAMDMVFFRENTEDVYAGIEWEAGTDDVQQVKQFLADEMDVGDKLHDGPIGIGVKPITEFGTKRLVRQSIEYALENDRDSVTLVHKGNIMKFTEGAFRDWGYELAEEEFGDVTITEDELWEEYDGEKPEDKLVVKDRIADNMLQQLLTRTDQYDVIATMNLNGDYMSDAAGAQIGGLGIAPGANFGDGLCLAEPVHGSAPKYAGEDKVNPTAMILSGRLMFEYMGWNDAGALIRDAVEETISSGDVTYDLERQIEGGNKLATSEFADKVVENINELA